In bacterium, the sequence GCCCTCGCGGATCGCGAAGCGCAGGCCCTCCTCCATCGCGATCGGCGTGATCAGCTCGATCGACATCTTGATGTTGTCGCCCGGCATCACCATCTCAACC encodes:
- the tuf gene encoding elongation factor Tu (EF-Tu; promotes GTP-dependent binding of aminoacyl-tRNA to the A-site of ribosomes during protein biosynthesis; when the tRNA anticodon matches the mRNA codon, GTP hydrolysis results; the inactive EF-Tu-GDP leaves the ribosome and release of GDP is promoted by elongation factor Ts; many prokaryotes have two copies of the gene encoding EF-Tu) gives rise to the protein VEMVMPGDNIKMSIELITPIAMEEGLRFAIREGGRTVGAGVVAKIIE